In a genomic window of Streptomyces sp. BHT-5-2:
- a CDS encoding phytanoyl-CoA dioxygenase family protein → MLSVSQVNEFIERGFVLVPQVVKDDVLGRAAQRIDEVIAADPPAADKRGAHFYFLPAKEHPALLAPLTESPAFGLAEELAGAGTLDVPWQVQVALNIPPHSHRPGLPHIDAADPEPTGGPVRNTFTLLAGVLLSDQLAENSGNLWVWPGTHLTHAAYFRDHGPEMFCAYPPIDLPEPEQIRGRAGDLLLAHYLLGHNVGGNHASEQTRRALYFRISARDHASHRNQFLQDPWLDYPPIKSRS, encoded by the coding sequence GTGCTGAGCGTCAGTCAGGTCAACGAGTTCATCGAGCGGGGCTTCGTCCTGGTTCCGCAGGTGGTGAAGGACGACGTACTGGGTCGGGCGGCCCAGCGGATCGACGAGGTCATCGCCGCCGATCCGCCCGCCGCCGACAAGCGCGGCGCCCACTTCTACTTCCTGCCGGCCAAGGAGCATCCGGCGCTGTTGGCGCCATTGACCGAAAGCCCCGCTTTTGGTCTCGCCGAGGAGTTGGCCGGGGCCGGGACGCTCGACGTCCCCTGGCAGGTCCAGGTGGCGCTGAACATCCCGCCGCACTCACACCGTCCCGGCCTCCCCCACATCGACGCCGCCGACCCCGAGCCGACCGGCGGGCCGGTCCGTAACACGTTCACGCTGCTGGCCGGTGTCCTGCTTTCCGACCAGCTCGCGGAGAACTCCGGCAACCTCTGGGTCTGGCCGGGCACGCATCTCACCCACGCCGCGTACTTCCGCGACCACGGTCCCGAGATGTTCTGCGCATACCCACCGATCGACCTGCCCGAGCCCGAGCAGATCAGGGGACGGGCCGGCGACCTGCTGCTCGCGCACTACCTCCTCGGCCACAACGTCGGAGGCAACCACGCATCCGAGCAGACGCGACGCGCACTGTACTTCCGGATCAGCGCCCGGGACCACGCATCCCATCGCAACCAGTTCCTCCAGGACCCTTGGCTCGACTACCCGCCGATCAAATCCCGGTCATAG
- a CDS encoding nuclear transport factor 2 family protein produces the protein MNSTEPKDVVRRYFDALAAGDQDVIWESWDADGSCWYGGDLPISGTWQGREQVINGFLATAFAHLDPEREVGVRVTNVFGEGEQVFVEWDSWATGRTGRPYQQKNSAVFTVRDGRIVTMREYADTQHWERALVADPS, from the coding sequence ATGAACAGCACTGAGCCCAAGGACGTGGTGCGGCGCTACTTCGACGCGCTGGCGGCCGGCGACCAGGACGTGATCTGGGAGTCCTGGGACGCGGACGGCAGCTGCTGGTACGGCGGTGACCTGCCGATCTCCGGTACCTGGCAGGGCCGGGAACAGGTGATCAACGGTTTTCTGGCGACCGCTTTCGCTCACCTGGACCCGGAGCGGGAGGTCGGCGTGCGCGTGACCAATGTCTTCGGGGAGGGCGAGCAGGTGTTCGTCGAGTGGGACTCCTGGGCGACCGGCAGGACCGGCCGGCCGTACCAGCAGAAGAACAGCGCCGTCTTCACCGTCCGCGACGGGCGGATCGTCACCATGCGCGAGTACGCCGACACTCAGCACTGGGAGCGCGCGCTGGTGGCCGACCCTTCCTGA
- a CDS encoding toxin Doc has protein sequence MPLHIDVAWLLDVQEQAVPEDVSVADYSALVAAVARHKTRIPRASVVEPDAAWRAASLLDTLVRLQPLPHRNALYACQVAVAYMHAAGEGIDPPYGALVDLVREIQAGKTTVYQTAGRLRAWRI, from the coding sequence ATGCCCCTGCATATCGACGTCGCCTGGCTCCTCGACGTTCAGGAGCAGGCCGTCCCCGAGGACGTCTCGGTGGCCGACTATTCCGCCCTGGTCGCCGCCGTCGCCCGTCACAAGACCCGCATTCCCCGTGCCAGCGTGGTCGAGCCCGATGCCGCCTGGCGGGCGGCGTCGTTACTGGACACGCTGGTGCGGTTGCAGCCGCTGCCGCACCGCAACGCGCTCTACGCCTGCCAGGTCGCCGTGGCCTACATGCACGCCGCCGGCGAGGGCATCGACCCGCCCTACGGCGCCCTGGTCGACCTCGTCCGTGAAATCCAGGCAGGCAAGACCACCGTCTACCAAACAGCCGGTCGCCTCCGCGCCTGGCGCATCTGA
- a CDS encoding CAP domain-containing protein: MAAVLAVGGTCLVLIRPGSGAEQELAAELATPRRPATLASLPPSPSSTWHSPRRHKPSPTPSASRQQDDGHTPSPTSSSAEHSHAAQQTVPSAPRVASGAGRAPVPGRSGAATGTAAEFARKVVDLVNAQRAQHGCAPLTVDPHVQAAAQGHSDDMAARNYYAHETPEGVDPGTRMTNAGFHWQSWGENIFKSPQDPATAVDGWMKSPGHRANILNCSYKSTGVGVNLSPNGPWWTQDFAAGF, from the coding sequence ATGGCGGCCGTCCTCGCGGTGGGCGGGACCTGCCTGGTCCTGATACGTCCCGGGTCCGGGGCCGAACAGGAGCTGGCGGCCGAGCTGGCCACGCCGAGGCGGCCCGCCACGCTCGCCTCCCTCCCGCCGTCGCCGAGCAGTACCTGGCACTCGCCGCGCCGCCACAAGCCGTCGCCCACTCCCTCGGCCTCCCGGCAGCAGGACGACGGGCATACTCCGTCCCCCACAAGCAGCTCCGCGGAGCACTCGCACGCGGCCCAGCAGACCGTGCCCAGTGCGCCGCGCGTGGCATCCGGGGCCGGCCGAGCCCCCGTTCCCGGCCGGTCCGGGGCCGCGACCGGCACCGCCGCGGAGTTCGCCCGGAAGGTGGTCGATCTGGTCAACGCCCAGCGGGCCCAGCATGGTTGTGCGCCACTCACCGTCGATCCCCATGTGCAGGCCGCGGCCCAGGGGCACTCCGACGACATGGCCGCCCGCAACTACTACGCCCACGAGACCCCGGAGGGTGTCGACCCGGGCACGCGGATGACCAACGCGGGGTTCCACTGGCAGAGCTGGGGCGAGAACATCTTCAAGAGTCCGCAGGACCCTGCCACGGCGGTGGACGGCTGGATGAAGAGCCCCGGCCACCGGGCCAACATCCTCAACTGCTCCTACAAATCCACCGGAGTGGGGGTCAACCTCTCCCCCAACGGGCCTTGGTGGACCCAGGATTTCGCCGCCGGCTTCTGA
- a CDS encoding sigma-70 family RNA polymerase sigma factor has product MKWENGTATVEAARAGDDDAREQLVSAYLPLIYNVVGRALDGHADVDDVVQETMVRALESLAELREPAAFRSWLIAIAMNQVRRRWATAHKAPTIGLDQTAERPDRAADFVDLTILRLGLSGQRREVAEATRWLDEGDRSLLSLWWLEAAGEINRPELATAIGCGTRHTAVRVQRMKQQLETGRVVVRALAGNPPCPQLTELTAAWDHTPAPLWRKRIARHARDCTTCSEHWNDLLPAEGLLAGLAMLPLPAHLTLPHTPAAAASAIPTTAPPTSATTPTTSTTPTTSAKPTTPTAPSTSTAPTAPQPTPRPHRAAVKKTVVVGAAALTLAAVAALWWHPRTTRDDDHPAPRATPTAEQSAITTTATPQPTPTPTPTPSHTVVTTPTPPMTSAPPTPTASATPPDLEQQATALVNDKRAQAGCGPLHIDPRLHLAAQRHSDDMAARNYFDHITPEGVGPDARITAAGYRWSSWGENLDRGSDSATTVVGDWMGDAMHRDNLLDCRFTAVGIGVAHGPGGPWWTQDLAAPR; this is encoded by the coding sequence GTGAAGTGGGAAAACGGTACGGCGACCGTCGAGGCGGCCAGGGCGGGGGACGACGATGCCCGGGAGCAACTGGTCTCCGCGTACCTGCCCCTGATCTACAACGTCGTCGGCCGGGCGCTGGACGGCCATGCGGACGTCGACGACGTGGTCCAGGAGACCATGGTGCGCGCCCTGGAGTCGTTGGCGGAACTGCGGGAGCCCGCGGCGTTCCGATCCTGGCTGATCGCGATTGCCATGAACCAGGTACGGCGGCGTTGGGCCACCGCGCACAAGGCCCCCACGATCGGCCTGGACCAGACAGCCGAACGGCCCGACCGCGCCGCCGACTTCGTCGACCTCACGATCCTGCGACTGGGACTGTCCGGCCAACGTCGTGAGGTGGCCGAGGCCACCCGCTGGCTGGACGAAGGCGACCGGTCACTGCTGTCGCTGTGGTGGCTGGAGGCCGCCGGCGAGATCAACCGGCCGGAACTCGCCACCGCCATCGGCTGCGGGACTCGTCACACCGCGGTCCGCGTCCAGCGGATGAAGCAGCAGTTGGAGACCGGACGCGTCGTCGTCCGCGCCCTCGCGGGGAACCCGCCCTGCCCCCAACTCACCGAGCTGACCGCCGCCTGGGACCACACCCCCGCGCCCCTGTGGCGCAAACGCATAGCCAGGCACGCGCGCGACTGCACCACCTGCTCCGAGCACTGGAACGACCTGCTGCCCGCCGAGGGCCTACTGGCCGGCCTCGCCATGCTCCCGCTCCCCGCACACCTCACGCTCCCCCACACCCCGGCCGCGGCAGCCTCGGCCATTCCCACGACAGCACCACCCACCAGCGCAACGACGCCGACCACGTCAACGACGCCGACCACATCTGCGAAGCCGACCACCCCTACGGCGCCGAGCACCTCAACGGCACCGACCGCGCCGCAGCCAACCCCCCGCCCACACCGGGCGGCCGTCAAGAAAACAGTCGTCGTCGGAGCTGCGGCCCTCACGCTGGCCGCCGTCGCCGCCCTGTGGTGGCACCCGCGCACGACCCGCGACGACGACCACCCCGCGCCCAGAGCAACGCCCACGGCGGAACAGTCCGCGATCACCACCACCGCCACACCTCAGCCCACTCCCACACCTACCCCCACCCCATCGCACACCGTCGTCACCACCCCGACACCCCCGATGACCTCCGCCCCGCCCACCCCCACCGCCTCCGCCACCCCACCCGACCTGGAACAACAGGCCACCGCCCTGGTCAACGACAAGCGTGCCCAAGCCGGCTGCGGCCCGCTCCACATCGACCCGCGACTGCACCTCGCGGCCCAACGTCACTCCGACGACATGGCGGCGCGCAACTACTTCGACCACATCACACCCGAGGGCGTCGGCCCCGACGCGCGGATCACCGCCGCCGGATACCGGTGGAGCAGTTGGGGCGAGAACCTCGACCGGGGCTCGGACAGCGCCACGACGGTCGTGGGGGACTGGATGGGCGACGCCATGCACCGCGACAACCTGCTCGACTGCAGATTCACCGCGGTCGGCATCGGCGTCGCACACGGCCCCGGCGGCCCCTGGTGGACCCAGGACCTCGCCGCACCACGCTGA